The following coding sequences lie in one Candidatus Dadabacteria bacterium genomic window:
- the aroA gene encoding 3-phosphoshikimate 1-carboxyvinyltransferase produces MSDFILKEKPRTLAGEITPPGDKSISHRAIILGSLARGKTRASGFLASQDTLATANAFRSMGIEVEVGAGGVEIAGRGLFGLKEPRKTIDAENSGTTARLLTGVLSAQSFPSTITGDASLRRRPMSRVTVPLRSMGARISGEGEVLPLHITGSELQGIDYRSPVASAQVKSTILLAGLYAAGRTSVTELERTRDHTERMLRYFGVPVQISGTCVSVSQGVEFPGTELEIPSDISSAAFFIVAALLNPGSEIMVKNVGLNPLRTGVLDILWEMGADISIENRRQCCGEPVGDLIARHGALRAVRIEGESVSRAIDELPVISVAACFAEGETVISGAGELRVKETDRISAMTGELSKLGADISETPDGMIINGTGELRGARCKSRGDHRVAMSLAVAATRARGETVIGDAGCVSISFPEFFPLFEALLDSK; encoded by the coding sequence ATGTCCGATTTCATACTCAAGGAAAAACCCCGCACGCTTGCCGGAGAGATAACCCCTCCCGGCGATAAATCCATTTCCCACAGAGCGATCATTCTAGGCTCGCTTGCGCGGGGAAAGACCAGGGCAAGCGGGTTTCTCGCTTCCCAAGATACCCTTGCTACGGCGAACGCTTTTAGAAGCATGGGGATCGAGGTTGAAGTAGGCGCGGGAGGAGTGGAAATTGCGGGAAGGGGGCTTTTCGGCCTCAAGGAGCCCCGCAAGACTATAGACGCTGAAAATTCAGGAACCACCGCCAGGCTGCTCACGGGAGTTCTAAGTGCCCAGAGCTTCCCCTCGACCATTACCGGGGATGCTTCCCTGCGCCGCCGTCCCATGTCCAGAGTGACTGTCCCGCTTCGCAGCATGGGGGCCAGGATATCGGGGGAGGGGGAAGTCCTTCCGCTTCACATAACAGGCTCGGAACTTCAGGGAATAGATTACAGATCTCCAGTGGCAAGCGCGCAGGTAAAATCCACGATTCTGCTCGCGGGACTCTATGCTGCGGGAAGGACGAGCGTGACAGAACTCGAAAGAACCCGGGACCACACCGAAAGGATGCTGCGCTACTTTGGAGTTCCGGTGCAGATAAGCGGAACATGTGTCTCGGTAAGCCAGGGAGTGGAGTTTCCGGGAACCGAGCTTGAAATCCCCTCGGACATCTCATCGGCGGCTTTTTTTATCGTCGCCGCGCTTCTAAACCCGGGATCGGAAATCATGGTGAAAAACGTCGGACTTAACCCGCTTAGAACCGGGGTGCTTGATATCCTGTGGGAAATGGGGGCCGACATCTCGATTGAGAACCGCCGCCAGTGCTGCGGGGAACCGGTAGGGGATCTAATTGCCCGCCACGGTGCGCTTCGCGCCGTGCGCATAGAGGGAGAGTCGGTGTCGCGGGCCATAGACGAGCTTCCCGTTATTTCCGTGGCTGCGTGTTTTGCCGAGGGCGAAACGGTGATAAGCGGCGCGGGGGAGCTTCGGGTGAAGGAAACCGACAGGATAAGCGCCATGACGGGGGAGCTTTCGAAACTTGGCGCGGACATAAGCGAAACACCGGACGGCATGATTATAAACGGCACGGGTGAGCTTCGCGGAGCCCGGTGCAAGAGCCGCGGAGACCACCGGGTCGCCATGTCTCTTGCCGTCGCTGCCACGCGGGCCCGAGGGGAGACGGTGATCGGGGACGCCGGATGCGTTTCCATTTCATTTCCTGAATTCTTCCCGCTTTTCGAGGCTCTTTTAGATTCCAAATGA